The following proteins are co-located in the Micromonospora coriariae genome:
- a CDS encoding cupin domain-containing protein, whose protein sequence is MTHHRPEPDLLARAARWADPSDWPVALRFDPDERWYPRLAADAEHEVWALSWLPGQGTDLHDHGGSAGAFRARR, encoded by the coding sequence ATGACCCACCACCGCCCGGAGCCCGACCTGCTCGCCCGCGCAGCCCGCTGGGCCGACCCGTCCGACTGGCCGGTGGCGCTGCGTTTCGACCCCGACGAGCGCTGGTACCCCCGGCTGGCCGCCGACGCCGAGCACGAGGTGTGGGCGTTGAGCTGGCTGCCCGGGCAGGGCACCGACCTGCACGACCACGGCGGCTCGGCCGGGGCGTTCCGGGCGCGCCGCTGA
- a CDS encoding signal peptidase I: MGETVYVGNAGVDGAGNAGWLLGHFAPPGEIRHSTDVEVKWGVHPPGEARSRWATGERRTTLLVLIEGRFRVELPDRTVRLAAPGDYVVWARGVDHSWYAEYASVVLTVRWPSLPGYRVDPPVLR; the protein is encoded by the coding sequence ATGGGTGAGACGGTGTACGTGGGCAACGCCGGTGTCGACGGCGCCGGCAACGCGGGGTGGCTGCTCGGGCACTTCGCGCCGCCGGGGGAGATCCGGCACAGCACCGACGTCGAGGTGAAGTGGGGCGTGCACCCGCCCGGGGAGGCCCGGTCGCGGTGGGCGACCGGGGAACGGCGGACGACGCTGCTCGTGCTGATCGAGGGACGGTTCCGGGTCGAGCTTCCGGATCGGACGGTGCGGTTGGCCGCGCCGGGGGACTACGTCGTGTGGGCCCGTGGGGTGGACCACTCCTGGTACGCCGAGTACGCCTCGGTGGTGCTGACCGTGCGGTGGCCGTCGCTGCCCGGCTACCGGGTGGACCCACCGGTCCTGCGCTGA
- a CDS encoding ankyrin repeat domain-containing protein, with product MFDLARAGSTEELAAQVDAGLPVNLTNDKGDTLLILAAYHAHPETVAALLTRGADHSRINDRGQTALAAAVFRSSADAVRALLAAGADPGHGNPSAAETAQFFDLPEMTELLRAG from the coding sequence ATGTTCGACCTGGCCCGTGCAGGCTCCACCGAGGAGCTGGCCGCGCAGGTCGACGCCGGCCTGCCGGTGAACCTGACCAACGACAAGGGCGACACGTTGCTGATCCTGGCCGCGTACCACGCGCACCCGGAGACGGTCGCGGCCCTGCTGACCCGCGGCGCGGACCACTCCAGGATCAACGACCGGGGCCAGACGGCGCTGGCCGCCGCGGTCTTTCGTAGCAGCGCCGATGCGGTCCGCGCGCTGCTCGCCGCCGGCGCCGACCCCGGGCACGGCAACCCGTCCGCGGCGGAGACCGCGCAGTTCTTCGACCTGCCGGAGATGACGGAGCTGCTGCGGGCTGGCTGA
- a CDS encoding DUF3500 domain-containing protein: MEDPLPEQMRAAGSALLAALDPTARDRAVHPFDDETARRWLEYRPRPRPGACLAELDIVGRKAAHRLLATALSPSAYAQAMAIVALEEVLDRAEGWQRGRHSGDYWIAVFGDPVRDDRWAWRLEGHHLSVNMTVVDDQVSPAPIFFGANPAAVRYAGRPVSRPLGPEEDLARALLDALGPAERDAAIIADEAPADIISATRGRVDGRLEPLGVPASRLGPTGRALLDQVVALYLDRLSPELAIREARRLDGGQLHFAWAGPTRPGQRHYYRVQGDDLLIEYDNTTDDGNHAHTVLRRPASDFGADVLAAHHQTDPH; this comes from the coding sequence GTGGAAGATCCCCTGCCGGAGCAGATGCGCGCCGCCGGCAGCGCGCTGCTGGCCGCGCTCGACCCGACGGCCCGCGACCGCGCCGTGCATCCGTTCGATGACGAGACGGCCCGACGCTGGCTGGAGTACCGGCCCCGGCCCCGCCCGGGTGCCTGCCTCGCGGAGCTGGACATCGTCGGGCGCAAGGCCGCGCACCGGTTGCTGGCCACCGCGCTGAGCCCCTCGGCGTACGCGCAGGCCATGGCGATCGTCGCGCTGGAGGAGGTGCTGGACCGGGCCGAGGGCTGGCAGCGGGGGCGGCACAGCGGCGACTACTGGATCGCGGTGTTCGGCGATCCGGTGCGCGACGACCGCTGGGCGTGGCGGCTGGAGGGGCACCACCTGTCGGTGAACATGACCGTGGTGGACGACCAGGTCTCCCCCGCCCCGATCTTCTTCGGCGCCAACCCGGCGGCGGTCCGGTACGCCGGCCGACCGGTCTCGCGGCCGCTCGGCCCCGAGGAGGACCTGGCCCGCGCGCTGCTCGACGCGCTCGGCCCGGCCGAGCGGGACGCCGCGATCATCGCCGACGAGGCCCCGGCGGACATCATCAGCGCCACCCGCGGGCGGGTCGACGGCCGGTTGGAGCCGCTCGGCGTGCCGGCGAGCCGACTGGGGCCCACCGGCCGGGCGTTGCTCGACCAGGTGGTCGCGCTGTACCTGGACCGGCTGTCACCGGAGCTGGCGATCCGGGAGGCACGCCGGCTCGACGGCGGCCAGCTGCACTTCGCCTGGGCCGGCCCGACCCGCCCCGGGCAGCGGCACTACTACCGGGTGCAGGGCGACGACCTGCTGATCGAGTACGACAACACCACCGACGACGGCAACCACGCGCACACCGTGCTCCGCCGCCCGGCGAGCGACTTCGGCGCCGACGTCCTGGCCGCCCACCACCAGACCGATCCCCACTGA
- a CDS encoding class I SAM-dependent methyltransferase — translation METERDVEDLIAEAAAAPVDGWGFDWLAGRATEERPPWGYARLVADRMAHADAALDVDTGGGEVLAEVPRPPRLLTATEGWPPNVEVARRTLRRVGATVVAVTPGAPLPFRDASFDLVVSRHPVNTDWAETARVLRPGGTFLSQQIGPGTMREVSEAMLGPLPPATQRHPEQAVGAARAAGLTVVDLRRVTLRAVFHDVGAVVWFLRKVIWTVPDFTVDRYRPQLRALHGRITTEGPFVAHAQRFLIEAIHA, via the coding sequence GTGGAAACTGAGCGCGACGTGGAGGACCTGATCGCGGAGGCGGCCGCCGCGCCGGTCGACGGCTGGGGCTTCGACTGGCTCGCCGGTCGGGCCACCGAGGAACGCCCACCCTGGGGGTACGCCCGGTTGGTCGCCGACCGGATGGCGCACGCCGACGCGGCGCTGGACGTGGACACCGGCGGTGGCGAGGTGCTCGCCGAGGTCCCCCGGCCACCACGGCTGCTGACGGCCACCGAGGGCTGGCCGCCCAACGTCGAGGTCGCCCGGCGTACCCTGCGCCGGGTCGGCGCGACGGTGGTGGCGGTGACCCCGGGCGCGCCGCTGCCGTTCCGCGACGCCTCCTTCGACCTGGTGGTCAGCCGGCACCCGGTCAACACCGACTGGGCCGAGACGGCCCGGGTGCTGCGCCCCGGCGGCACGTTCCTGTCCCAGCAGATCGGGCCGGGCACCATGCGGGAGGTGAGCGAGGCGATGCTGGGCCCGCTGCCGCCGGCGACCCAGCGGCACCCCGAGCAGGCGGTGGGCGCCGCCCGGGCCGCCGGCCTGACCGTCGTCGACCTGCGCCGGGTCACGCTGCGGGCGGTCTTCCACGACGTCGGCGCGGTGGTCTGGTTCCTGCGCAAGGTCATCTGGACGGTGCCCGACTTCACTGTGGACCGCTACCGCCCGCAGCTGCGGGCGCTGCACGGCCGCATCACCACCGAAGGACCGTTCGTGGCCCACGCCCAGCGCTTCCTCATCGAGGCCATCCACGCCTGA
- a CDS encoding DUF2231 domain-containing protein — MQSRLRVQGHPIQPMLVTFPLGLFVSATVFDLTDVIGGPAFLGEVGYWTGVAALFAAAMTAIAGMVDLWDVPGDRTRRTAVAFNLVNAAMAGMFLLTCLIRAHSPQRGASAAILFTELVALAVGGVGVRLGARLMRQFDGRRRTEAGTFDALGGVAGSTVEVARPRP; from the coding sequence ATGCAGAGCCGGCTACGGGTGCAGGGGCACCCCATCCAACCGATGTTGGTGACGTTCCCGCTCGGGCTCTTCGTCAGCGCCACCGTCTTCGATCTCACAGACGTCATCGGTGGGCCGGCGTTCCTGGGCGAGGTCGGCTACTGGACCGGCGTCGCCGCCCTGTTCGCCGCCGCGATGACAGCGATTGCCGGCATGGTCGACCTGTGGGACGTACCGGGTGACCGCACCCGCCGCACGGCCGTCGCCTTCAACCTGGTGAACGCGGCGATGGCGGGCATGTTCCTGCTCACCTGCCTGATCCGGGCGCACTCCCCGCAGCGTGGCGCCTCCGCCGCGATCCTGTTCACCGAGCTGGTCGCGCTGGCCGTCGGTGGGGTCGGCGTGCGCCTGGGCGCTCGGCTGATGCGCCAGTTCGACGGTCGCCGCCGCACCGAGGCGGGCACGTTCGACGCGCTCGGCGGCGTGGCCGGCTCCACCGTCGAGGTCGCCCGCCCGCGCCCCTGA
- a CDS encoding GAF and ANTAR domain-containing protein — MNLDTREPVLQSLGVLETAALLRELTAGLINLTDFDEGLLALVRVTRDAVAGVRWCGFTALRAGEPAGVAASDERLAGLDDLRHGPDSPAMSAIRRREMILAVDLAGEPRWPAWTARARDLGVRGVISAPVDIDDQVIGAINLYAAAPNLLTPQHQLTAMLLAEHAGLLLAAVRDRGRQLALAGERDAALLHEGVVGQAVGVIMTQRGCPPAEALEVLRTAASSLAIPLREVAERLVRTVSRQRDT, encoded by the coding sequence GTGAACCTGGATACGCGGGAACCGGTGCTGCAGAGCCTCGGTGTGCTGGAGACCGCCGCGCTGCTGCGCGAGCTGACTGCCGGCCTGATCAACCTGACCGATTTCGATGAGGGGCTGCTGGCGCTGGTCCGGGTCACCCGGGACGCGGTCGCCGGCGTGCGCTGGTGCGGGTTCACCGCCCTGCGCGCGGGCGAGCCCGCCGGGGTGGCCGCCTCCGACGAGCGGCTCGCCGGCCTGGACGACCTGCGGCACGGGCCCGACTCACCGGCGATGAGCGCGATCCGGCGCCGGGAGATGATCCTCGCCGTCGACCTGGCCGGGGAGCCACGGTGGCCGGCCTGGACGGCGCGCGCCCGCGACCTCGGGGTCCGCGGCGTGATCTCCGCGCCGGTCGACATCGACGACCAGGTGATCGGGGCGATCAACCTGTACGCCGCCGCGCCGAACCTTCTCACCCCGCAGCACCAGTTGACCGCGATGCTGCTCGCCGAGCACGCCGGCCTGCTGCTGGCCGCCGTCCGGGACCGGGGCCGCCAGCTCGCGCTCGCCGGTGAGCGGGACGCCGCGCTGCTGCACGAGGGGGTGGTGGGCCAGGCCGTCGGCGTGATCATGACGCAGCGCGGGTGCCCGCCGGCCGAGGCGCTGGAGGTCCTGCGTACCGCCGCGTCCTCGTTGGCCATCCCGCTGCGTGAGGTGGCTGAGCGGCTGGTCCGGACGGTCTCCCGGCAACGCGACACCTGA